The Pygocentrus nattereri isolate fPygNat1 chromosome 17, fPygNat1.pri, whole genome shotgun sequence genome window below encodes:
- the hnf1ba gene encoding hepatocyte nuclear factor 1-beta-A isoform X1 has protein sequence MFAEMVSKLTSLQQELLSALLDSGVTRDVLVQALDDMEPRPAALGVKLEGVQTSPVSGETDSHKPVFHTLSNGHGRGKLSGDEGSEDGDEYDTPPILKELQALNTEEAAEQRAEVERMLAEDPWRAARMIKGYMQQHNIPQREVVDLTGLNQSHLSQHLNKGTPMKTQKRAALYTWYVRKQREILRQFNQAPQGSGINMTDKGSQDQVLLFFPEFSQPGQSMVQHADDAATEPALKKLRRNRFKWGPASQQILYQAYERQKNPSKEEREALVEECNRAECLQRGVSPSKAQGLGTNLVTEVRVYNWFANRRKEEAFRQKLAMDAYTGQAHSMNPLLSHSSPHHPQASTSPPSKMQAIRYNQGPGEVSSSTTINHHSSNGMASGQSVLQQVSPGALDPGHGLLSPDAKMISVSGGGLPPVSTLTNIHSSHHPHQQTQNLIMPISGVMAIAQSLNTSQAQTVPVINSVAGSLATLQPVQFSQQLHSSHQQGLMQQSHNHMSQQPFMATVTHSHMYPHKQEPPQYSHPSRFPSAMVVTDTNSLSTLSSMSSTKQDGPVNKMVQLGGLSWQCPLQAW, from the exons ATGTTCGCGGAGATGGTGTCCAAGCTGACGTCTCTGCAACAGGAGCTCCTGAGCGCCCTGCTAGACTCTGGAGTCACCAGAGACGTTCTGGTCCAGGCGCTGGACGACATGGAGCCCCGGCCGGCCGCGCTGGGGGTGAAGCTCGAGGGCGTTCAGACGTCCCCGGTCAGCGGCGAGACGGACTCGCACAAGCCCGTGTTCCACACGCTGTCCAACGGGCACGGCAGGGGGAAACTATCCGGCGACGAGGGCTCGGAGGACGGGGACGAGTACGACACGCCGCCCATCCTGAAGGAGCTCCAGGCGCTCAACACTGAAGAGGCGGCCGAGCAGAGGGCCGAGGTGGAGCGGATGCTGGC TGAGGACCCGTGGCGCGCGGCCCGCATGATCAAAGGCTACATGCAGCAGCACAACATCCCTCAGCGCGAGGTGGTGGACCTGACCGGCCTGAACCAGTCGCACCTTTCTCAGCACCTGAACAAGGGCACGCCTATGAAGACGCAGAAGCGCGCGGCGCTCTACACGTGGTACGTCAGGAAGCAACGCGAGATCCTGCGAC aattcaACCAAGCACCGCAAGGATCTGGCATTAATATGACAGACAAAGGCAGTCAGGATCAGGTACTCCTTTTTTTCCCAGAGTTCAGTCAGCCTGGACAGAGTATGGTGCAGCACGCAGATGACGCCGCCACTGAACCCGCCCTCAAGAAGCTCAGACGCAACCGCTTCAAATGGGGACCTGCGTCCCAGCAGATCCTCTACCAGGCATACGAACGGCAGAAGAACCCAAGCAAAGAGGAGCGGGAGGCTCTGGTGGAAGAGTGCAATCG GGCGGAGTGTCTCCAGAGAGGTGTGTCTCCATCCAAAGCCCAAGGGCTCGGCACCAACCTAGTCACAGAGGTACGTGTCTACAATTGGTTCGCCAACCGGCGCAAGGAGGAGGCCTTCAGGCAGAAGCTGGCGATGGACGCGTACACCGGTCAAGCGCACAGCATGAACCCCCTCCTCTCGCACAGCTCGCCACACCATCCTCAGGCCAGCACTTCACCGCCTAGCAAGATGCAAG CTATCAGGTACAACCAGGGCCCAGGTGAAGTCAGCTCCTCCACTACCATCAATCATCACAGCAGCAACGGCATGGCGAGTGGCCAGTCTGTGTTGCAGCAAGTCTCTCCTGGAGCACTGGACCCAGGCCACGGCCTGCTGTCACCTGACGCCAAGATG ATCTCAGTATCAGGTGGAGGTCTTCCACCAGTAAGCACCCTGACCAACATCCACAGCTCCCATCACCCTCACCAGCAAACACAGAACCTCATCATGCCTATCTCTGGAGTCATGGCTATTGCCCAGA GTCTGAACACGTCACAGGCACAGACAGTGCCAGTTATCAACAGTGTGGCAGGCAGTCTGGCAACTCTGCAGCCTGTCCAGTTCTCCCAGCAGCTGCACAGCTCCCACCAGCAGGGCCTCATGCAGCAGTCCCACAACCACATGAGCCAGCAGCCCTTCATGGCCACTGTCACGCACTCACACA TGTACCCACACAAGCAGGAGCCGCCACAGTATTCCCACCCCTCACGCTTTCCCTCTGCCATGGTGGTAACGGACACCAACAGCCTTAGCACCCTCAGCTCAATGTCCTCCACCAAGCAG GATGGTCCTGTAAACAAGATGGTGCAACTGGGGGGTCTCTCCTGG CAGTGCCCTCTGCAAGCCTGGTGA
- the hnf1ba gene encoding hepatocyte nuclear factor 1-beta-A isoform X2, which produces MFAEMVSKLTSLQQELLSALLDSGVTRDVLVQALDDMEPRPAALGVKLEGVQTSPVSGETDSHKPVFHTLSNGHGRGKLSGDEGSEDGDEYDTPPILKELQALNTEEAAEQRAEVERMLAEDPWRAARMIKGYMQQHNIPQREVVDLTGLNQSHLSQHLNKGTPMKTQKRAALYTWYVRKQREILRQFNQAPQGSGINMTDKGSQDQVLLFFPEFSQPGQSMVQHADDAATEPALKKLRRNRFKWGPASQQILYQAYERQKNPSKEEREALVEECNRAECLQRGVSPSKAQGLGTNLVTEVRVYNWFANRRKEEAFRQKLAMDAYTGQAHSMNPLLSHSSPHHPQASTSPPSKMQAIRYNQGPGEVSSSTTINHHSSNGMASGQSVLQQVSPGALDPGHGLLSPDAKMISVSGGGLPPVSTLTNIHSSHHPHQQTQNLIMPISGVMAIAQSLNTSQAQTVPVINSVAGSLATLQPVQFSQQLHSSHQQGLMQQSHNHMSQQPFMATVTHSHMYPHKQEPPQYSHPSRFPSAMVVTDTNSLSTLSSMSSTKQDGPVNKMVQLGGLSWCPLQAW; this is translated from the exons ATGTTCGCGGAGATGGTGTCCAAGCTGACGTCTCTGCAACAGGAGCTCCTGAGCGCCCTGCTAGACTCTGGAGTCACCAGAGACGTTCTGGTCCAGGCGCTGGACGACATGGAGCCCCGGCCGGCCGCGCTGGGGGTGAAGCTCGAGGGCGTTCAGACGTCCCCGGTCAGCGGCGAGACGGACTCGCACAAGCCCGTGTTCCACACGCTGTCCAACGGGCACGGCAGGGGGAAACTATCCGGCGACGAGGGCTCGGAGGACGGGGACGAGTACGACACGCCGCCCATCCTGAAGGAGCTCCAGGCGCTCAACACTGAAGAGGCGGCCGAGCAGAGGGCCGAGGTGGAGCGGATGCTGGC TGAGGACCCGTGGCGCGCGGCCCGCATGATCAAAGGCTACATGCAGCAGCACAACATCCCTCAGCGCGAGGTGGTGGACCTGACCGGCCTGAACCAGTCGCACCTTTCTCAGCACCTGAACAAGGGCACGCCTATGAAGACGCAGAAGCGCGCGGCGCTCTACACGTGGTACGTCAGGAAGCAACGCGAGATCCTGCGAC aattcaACCAAGCACCGCAAGGATCTGGCATTAATATGACAGACAAAGGCAGTCAGGATCAGGTACTCCTTTTTTTCCCAGAGTTCAGTCAGCCTGGACAGAGTATGGTGCAGCACGCAGATGACGCCGCCACTGAACCCGCCCTCAAGAAGCTCAGACGCAACCGCTTCAAATGGGGACCTGCGTCCCAGCAGATCCTCTACCAGGCATACGAACGGCAGAAGAACCCAAGCAAAGAGGAGCGGGAGGCTCTGGTGGAAGAGTGCAATCG GGCGGAGTGTCTCCAGAGAGGTGTGTCTCCATCCAAAGCCCAAGGGCTCGGCACCAACCTAGTCACAGAGGTACGTGTCTACAATTGGTTCGCCAACCGGCGCAAGGAGGAGGCCTTCAGGCAGAAGCTGGCGATGGACGCGTACACCGGTCAAGCGCACAGCATGAACCCCCTCCTCTCGCACAGCTCGCCACACCATCCTCAGGCCAGCACTTCACCGCCTAGCAAGATGCAAG CTATCAGGTACAACCAGGGCCCAGGTGAAGTCAGCTCCTCCACTACCATCAATCATCACAGCAGCAACGGCATGGCGAGTGGCCAGTCTGTGTTGCAGCAAGTCTCTCCTGGAGCACTGGACCCAGGCCACGGCCTGCTGTCACCTGACGCCAAGATG ATCTCAGTATCAGGTGGAGGTCTTCCACCAGTAAGCACCCTGACCAACATCCACAGCTCCCATCACCCTCACCAGCAAACACAGAACCTCATCATGCCTATCTCTGGAGTCATGGCTATTGCCCAGA GTCTGAACACGTCACAGGCACAGACAGTGCCAGTTATCAACAGTGTGGCAGGCAGTCTGGCAACTCTGCAGCCTGTCCAGTTCTCCCAGCAGCTGCACAGCTCCCACCAGCAGGGCCTCATGCAGCAGTCCCACAACCACATGAGCCAGCAGCCCTTCATGGCCACTGTCACGCACTCACACA TGTACCCACACAAGCAGGAGCCGCCACAGTATTCCCACCCCTCACGCTTTCCCTCTGCCATGGTGGTAACGGACACCAACAGCCTTAGCACCCTCAGCTCAATGTCCTCCACCAAGCAG GATGGTCCTGTAAACAAGATGGTGCAACTGGGGGGTCTCTCCTGG TGCCCTCTGCAAGCCTGGTGA
- the hnf1ba gene encoding hepatocyte nuclear factor 1-beta-A isoform X3 produces MFAEMVSKLTSLQQELLSALLDSGVTRDVLVQALDDMEPRPAALGVKLEGVQTSPVSGETDSHKPVFHTLSNGHGRGKLSGDEGSEDGDEYDTPPILKELQALNTEEAAEQRAEVERMLAEDPWRAARMIKGYMQQHNIPQREVVDLTGLNQSHLSQHLNKGTPMKTQKRAALYTWYVRKQREILRQFNQAPQGSGINMTDKGSQDQVLLFFPEFSQPGQSMVQHADDAATEPALKKLRRNRFKWGPASQQILYQAYERQKNPSKEEREALVEECNRAECLQRGVSPSKAQGLGTNLVTEVRVYNWFANRRKEEAFRQKLAMDAYTGQAHSMNPLLSHSSPHHPQASTSPPSKMQAIRYNQGPGEVSSSTTINHHSSNGMASGQSVLQQVSPGALDPGHGLLSPDAKMISVSGGGLPPVSTLTNIHSSHHPHQQTQNLIMPISGVMAIAQSLNTSQAQTVPVINSVAGSLATLQPVQFSQQLHSSHQQGLMQQSHNHMSQQPFMATVTHSHMYPHKQEPPQYSHPSRFPSAMVVTDTNSLSTLSSMSSTKQCPLQAW; encoded by the exons ATGTTCGCGGAGATGGTGTCCAAGCTGACGTCTCTGCAACAGGAGCTCCTGAGCGCCCTGCTAGACTCTGGAGTCACCAGAGACGTTCTGGTCCAGGCGCTGGACGACATGGAGCCCCGGCCGGCCGCGCTGGGGGTGAAGCTCGAGGGCGTTCAGACGTCCCCGGTCAGCGGCGAGACGGACTCGCACAAGCCCGTGTTCCACACGCTGTCCAACGGGCACGGCAGGGGGAAACTATCCGGCGACGAGGGCTCGGAGGACGGGGACGAGTACGACACGCCGCCCATCCTGAAGGAGCTCCAGGCGCTCAACACTGAAGAGGCGGCCGAGCAGAGGGCCGAGGTGGAGCGGATGCTGGC TGAGGACCCGTGGCGCGCGGCCCGCATGATCAAAGGCTACATGCAGCAGCACAACATCCCTCAGCGCGAGGTGGTGGACCTGACCGGCCTGAACCAGTCGCACCTTTCTCAGCACCTGAACAAGGGCACGCCTATGAAGACGCAGAAGCGCGCGGCGCTCTACACGTGGTACGTCAGGAAGCAACGCGAGATCCTGCGAC aattcaACCAAGCACCGCAAGGATCTGGCATTAATATGACAGACAAAGGCAGTCAGGATCAGGTACTCCTTTTTTTCCCAGAGTTCAGTCAGCCTGGACAGAGTATGGTGCAGCACGCAGATGACGCCGCCACTGAACCCGCCCTCAAGAAGCTCAGACGCAACCGCTTCAAATGGGGACCTGCGTCCCAGCAGATCCTCTACCAGGCATACGAACGGCAGAAGAACCCAAGCAAAGAGGAGCGGGAGGCTCTGGTGGAAGAGTGCAATCG GGCGGAGTGTCTCCAGAGAGGTGTGTCTCCATCCAAAGCCCAAGGGCTCGGCACCAACCTAGTCACAGAGGTACGTGTCTACAATTGGTTCGCCAACCGGCGCAAGGAGGAGGCCTTCAGGCAGAAGCTGGCGATGGACGCGTACACCGGTCAAGCGCACAGCATGAACCCCCTCCTCTCGCACAGCTCGCCACACCATCCTCAGGCCAGCACTTCACCGCCTAGCAAGATGCAAG CTATCAGGTACAACCAGGGCCCAGGTGAAGTCAGCTCCTCCACTACCATCAATCATCACAGCAGCAACGGCATGGCGAGTGGCCAGTCTGTGTTGCAGCAAGTCTCTCCTGGAGCACTGGACCCAGGCCACGGCCTGCTGTCACCTGACGCCAAGATG ATCTCAGTATCAGGTGGAGGTCTTCCACCAGTAAGCACCCTGACCAACATCCACAGCTCCCATCACCCTCACCAGCAAACACAGAACCTCATCATGCCTATCTCTGGAGTCATGGCTATTGCCCAGA GTCTGAACACGTCACAGGCACAGACAGTGCCAGTTATCAACAGTGTGGCAGGCAGTCTGGCAACTCTGCAGCCTGTCCAGTTCTCCCAGCAGCTGCACAGCTCCCACCAGCAGGGCCTCATGCAGCAGTCCCACAACCACATGAGCCAGCAGCCCTTCATGGCCACTGTCACGCACTCACACA TGTACCCACACAAGCAGGAGCCGCCACAGTATTCCCACCCCTCACGCTTTCCCTCTGCCATGGTGGTAACGGACACCAACAGCCTTAGCACCCTCAGCTCAATGTCCTCCACCAAGCAG TGCCCTCTGCAAGCCTGGTGA